Proteins from a single region of Gasterosteus aculeatus chromosome 20, fGasAcu3.hap1.1, whole genome shotgun sequence:
- the tg gene encoding thyroglobulin isoform X1, producing MARLLHTAFLLVCCLELLQGRASEYQLDSEMLGPCESLRAAAVAGQRDDPPHCAHDGGFRPVQCSGRGHECWCVDPEGVEVVGTRTNNSATHCASPCQQQAVLRCSPSGLFESVQCEPSRGQCWCVDQDGMELYGTRQDGTPEHCPGSCEVRTRRLLHGLRSHSPPQCAADGSFLPVQCKFINSTEGAELDLLLAFNRFPEAFETFGSFRTFFPMVSSFCFCSDSRGRELDNTGVELLLSQVYDSAFSGLRSGRSVSQTNVYRVLQRRMLGVLLALTGHFRCPSACEEERRAAVETSGAYVPSCESGGAFTSRQCQQGGQCWCVDPTGAELPGTRRLGDSVVCGTGPSVCPSQRRVALSRLFSGPADPSFRADAGRRPASCLALLRPLGELLPAGAEPTSFLSLLVEVLHGLFPSVGGALQALAGSSPRRLQENLFGGKFLKNAASFNFSGAVGARGALGSQSASLRQHRDLVRAVSGALEDPAFLSALQHTLRSSSPASSVQQVLAPLLPSCSEDQPPAAIFVPRCTSGGGFQDVQCWAGDCWCVDAGGREVAGSRTAAGRPRCASRCERQRAAALEVEAEMAAGAELHVPACSDDGDFLPLQCVRGRCFCVDAEGTEMDAEGTEMDAEGTEMDAEGTEMSAVTCPKRTTQELQSSKGSCARASDEVAAFRQEVESIVAVSNSSHLPLGYGFLLARGLRLTPEELLVGQSEEELQIADGLLGRSDGALRLAAFSTLQMFLPPRRRSYRLFNPQCENDGEWLHTQCYHSTGQCWCVDEEGEYIADSLSSRSLRLPTCLTRCQRAQTHSLLSGWMKGSDDVTSLYRPECDEDGGFSVLQTGGAAGWCVNRVTGETMQMATRSPAGHLTCPSWCELRGSQCRPDGSFVPLQCDITSCWCVGEDGHEVGGTQTPRRTGRTPSCDRPLCPAAAVTHGALVCRPAANGEQGCDLICHRGYQNALPVSNFLCRTESRQWDGGDGPVGGACRVPQPLQSVSSSQLWTLSSSCSQISSLRSLLSSMMTSRGLCSAQLPVSPLSVSLCDDSSVSLLCVGDDTLKVTFTWTAQLSDLPTSDLPDLHDIGVFMNESRLLEGIQGLLGNIRSMLSSQPRLVSVTTPSFGCSHGYRLAGDGEVCVVCPAGSYSGEGACLLCPEGTYQDEEGRDLCHKCPTGSSPPGASSVNQCLTECQRRGLRCSERGDFLPAQPDFLSGRWRCFDGKGAELEWTNRDEPWTDDECSVLNKFQAVPGSDLIVRAEDTEVLQTTTSDLTSCVQACAVEPSCHYVALINRRSVCELYSTHTMNTHCNASQQTIGFLGNSRAELFSSLSCSLRVRGGASDLLVVRKKGEEFERMTMTKAVSGVFRIQVFPSGRTSLSDAHRFCQDGCSRDACCDGFVLNRNSLSGGSLLCGWLRAPSVLMCGDKDWDMIGQGTANRVCGAGLAYNEKQSSFVFDFGGEKFNINESSLPADTKNQKDYQASIVSFQAVYLKPDGDSAAGGSDSSLCAAAELSPPPDDSVQMKFDPLSEEDVHVDPLRALPSLSFWLNRKNYDSQKALLWCLARCDGEPRCSVADLGDADSPGFFACSLHADGSQCGAYHEPLRRPCRPLLGRAPRNAHAKRVDLSGPVRSFYERVSFQKMVSYSIRSRVSLRETTRLSEGFMECERRCDEDPCCRGIGFVQDTESSGNHAGGSGVVCVSLISLGVQTCSEVAMTTWRTQDCSPSVVKTSPDPLGWYQKPVNQWSSSPALCPQFSLPTTNVSLDQWRLLSDSSFLVDPSMRTYDVIHVSRDIATNREKTRDWCLHACQEAESCVAVSLSEEASATRCVLYPDTTACGLNSAPSSSRPASSCRLVIREPAPRVYLRTERLSTVTSFSVPGHGTLRGVVVETSLGSDRKRVVQFLGVPYARPPTGSLRFEAARPSDWSGDWDATRPRPSCIQPGDEDSPSSSEDCLYLNIFTPASLRGRVPVLVFFFNPSANQSPGLLDGSALAAVGDVVVVTASYRTAALGFLSTGSSGLRGNYGLSDQEAVLRWVNAHISLVGGDNRTVTVGSERGGADVTSLHLLSSPSPPPFQRMMLMGGSVFSPSLVQTSSASRRRAVHLAKELGCVTSDLPDGDDDKMAACLRAAPVSALNAAQTKLLAVSGPFQSWAPARPSSSRPSLHGVDLLLGSSQHDGLIGRARKIKDFEALRGRADGKTAFYEALSRSLGGVTGSDPLKEVAAWFYSLDHGASPAGYNRFSRALDNATRDLFIICPSLQMASHWANSKANVFLYHQPATSSHNRADASVPLDVQLVFGTPHHPMSSQRFTSSDRRLSLAMMTYVSSFIKSGNPNPSRVWAESVLPRWQPVLSSQAPPHYLQIGSALQQRQGLSQSSCSLWSQLGTSLSGISGAEPVQLVVPELPLALPSSQSQTEKDAYN from the exons ATGGCTCGTCTGCTCCACACCGCCTTCCTCCTGGTCTGctgcctggagctgctgcagggccGAGCCTCAG AGTACCAGCTGGACTCGGAGATGCTCGGCCCGTGTGAATCGCTAAGGGCCGCAGCTGTTGCCGGGCAACGAGATGACCCCCCCCACTGTGCCCACGATGGCGGATTCAG gcccgTGCAGTGCAGTGGGCGGGGTCACGAGTGTTGGTGTGTCGACCCTGAAGGTGTTGAGGTCGTCGGGACTCGAACCAACAACTCTGCCACTCACT gtgcgTCCCCCTGCCAGCAGCAGGCGGTCCTGCGTTGTTCTCCTTCGGGCCTGTTTGAGTCTGTTCAGTGTGagcccagcagggggcagtgcTGGTGTGTGGATCAGGATGGGATGGAGCTCTACGGGACCCGACAGGACGGGACGCCTGAGCATT gTCCCGGCAGCTGTGAGGTGAGGACCAGACGCCTCCTGCACGGCCTCAggtctcactctcctcctcagtgCGCCGCAGACGGGAGCTTCCTGCCGGTCCAGTGTAAATTCATTAACAGCACCGAGGGAGCCGAGCTGGACCTGctgctcgccttcaacag GTTCCCAGAAGCCTTTGAGACATTCGGTAGTTTCAGGACGTTTTTCCCGATGGTTTCCTCGTTTTGCTTCTGTTCAGACAGCCGAGGCAGAGAGCTGGacaacacag GTGTggagctcctcctctcccaggTGTACGACTCTGCGTTCTCGGGGCTGCGGTCCGGTCGCTCCGTCTCTCAGACAAACGTCTACCGCgtgctgcagaggaggatgCTGGGAGTTCTCCTCGCCCTCACCGGACACTTCAGAT GTCCGTCTGCCTGCGAGGAGGAGCGGCGGGCGGCCGTGGAGACATCCGGCGCTTACGTCCCGTCCTGTGAGAGCGGAGGAGCCTTCACCTCCAGGCAGTGCCAGCAGGGGGGGCAGTGCTGGTGCGTGGACCCGACGGGGGCGGAGCTTCCTGGGACGCGGCGTCTTGGAGACTCGGTGGTCTGCG GCACgggtccgtctgtctgtccttctCAGCGCCGCGTTGCTCTGTCTCGGCTCTTCTCCGGTCCGGCGGATCCGTCCTTCCGGGCGGACGCCGGCAGACGCCCGGCGTCCTGTCTCGCCCTTCTCCGGCCCCTCGGGGAGCTTTTACCTGCAGGGGCGGAGCCCACCTCCTTCCTGTCTCTCCTGGTGGAGGTCCTGCACGGCCTCTTCCCCTCGGTGGGCGGGGCTCTGCAGGCGCTGGCTGGCTCCTCCCCCCGTCGCCTCCAGGAGAACCTGTTCGGAGGGAAGTTCCTGAAAAACGCCGCCTCCTTCAACTTCAGCGGCGCCGTTGGAGCCCGCGGGGCGCTCGGCTCCCAGAGCGCCAGCCTCCGGCAGCACCGGGACCTGGTCCGGGCCGTGAGCGGCGCCCTGGAGGACCCGGCCTTCCTCTCGGCCCTTCAACACACACTGAGGAGCAGCTCGCCCGCTTCCTCGGTGCAGCAG GTCCTGGCGCCTCTGCTGCCGTCCTGCTCGGAGGACCAACCGCCGGCGGCCATCTTCGTCCCCCGCTGCACGTCCGGTGGAGGTTTCCAGGACGTGCAGTGCTGGGCCGGGGACTGCTGGTGCGTCGACGCTGGAGGTCGAGAGGTCGCCGGCTCGCGTACCGCCGCCGGCCGGCCGCGGTGCGCCAGCCGCTGCGAGAGGCAGAGGGCGGCGGcgctggaggtggaggcggagatGGCAGCCGGCGCCGAGCTCCACGTGCCGGCGTGCTCCGATGACGGCGACTTCCTGCCACTGCAGTGCGTGAGGGGACGTTGCTTCTGCGTGGACGCCGAGGGGACAGAGATGGACGCCGAGGGGACAGAGATGGACGCCGAGGGGACAGAGATGGACGCCGAGGGGACAGAGATGTCTGCTGTCACAT GTCCAAAGAGGACGACTCAGGAGCTTCAGTCATCTAAAG GGAGCTGCGCCCGCGCGTCAGACGAGGTCGCCGCcttcagacaggaagtggagagcATCGTCGCCGTCTCTAACTCCTCCCACCTCCCGCTGGGATACGGATTCCTATTGGCCAGAGGTCTGCGTCTGACCCCGGAGGAGCTTCTCGTCGGCCAatcggaggaggagctgcagatcgCCGACGGGCTTCTGGGCCGCTCCGACGGCGCGCTGCGACTGGCCGCTTTCTCCA CGCTCCAGATGTTCCTGCCCCCCCGACGTCGCTCCTACCGGCTGTTCAACCCCCAGTGTGAGAACGATGGAGAGTGGTTACACACCCAGTGTTACCACagcacag GTCAGTGTTGGTGTGTTGATGAAGAGGGAGAGTACATCGCTGACTCTCTGAGCAGCCGCTCACTGCGCCTGCCTACAT GTCTGACGCGCTGTCAGAGAGCTCAGACTCACTCGCTGCTCTCCGGTTGGATGAAAGGATCTGATGACGTCACTTCATTGTACCGACCGGAGTGTGACgag GACGGCGGCTTCTCCGTGCTGCAGACAGGTGGCGCTGCTGGCTGGTGTGTGAACCGTGTGACCGGGGAGACGATGCAGATGGCGACGCGGAGCCCTGCAGGACACCTGAcat gtcCCAGCTGGTGTGAGCTGCGGGGCTCCCAGTGTCGCCCCGACGGCTCCTTTGTCCCTCTGCAgtgtgacatcacttcctgctggTGCGTTGGCGAGGACGGACACGAGGTGGGCGGGACCCAGACCCCCCGGCGGACGGGCCGGACGCCATCATGTGACC GTCCCCTCTGTCCCGCCGCCGCCGTTACCCATGGTGCACTGGTGTGCCGCCCGGCCGCCAACGGTGAGCAGGGTTGCGACCTCATCTGTCACCGGGGTTACCAGAACGCGCTGCCTGTCAGCAACTTCCTGTGCCGGACCGAGAGTCGCCAGTGGGACGGAGGCGACGGGCCGGTGGGCGGAGCCTGTCGGG TCCCTCAGCCCCTCCAGTCGGTGTCGTCCTCTCAGCTGTGGACGTTGTCCTCGTCCTGCTCTCAGATCAGCAGCCTACGGTCCCTGTTGTCCTCCatgatgaccagcagggggctctGCTCTGCACAG ctcCCAGTGTCTCCTCTCTCCGTGTCGTTGTGCGATGACTCCTCGGTGAGTTTGTTGTGCGTTGGTGATGACACTCTGAAGGTAACCTTCACCTGGACCGCCCAACTTTCTGAcctcccgacctctgacctccccgACCTCCACGACATTG GTGTTTTCATGAATGAGTCCAGACTCCTGGAGGGCATCCAAGGGCTTCTGGGTAATATCCGCTCCATGCTTTCATCACAACCTCGTCTTGTCTCTGTGACGACGCCGAGCTTCGGTTGTTCCCATGGTTACCGGCTGGCTGGAGACGGCGAAGTCTGCG TTGTCTGTCCCGCTGGGAGCTACTCTGGGGAGGGGGCGTGTCTTCTTTGTCCAGAGGGAACCTATCAGGACGAAGAGGGGCGGGACTTATGCCACAAGTGTCCCACGGGCTCCTCGCCTCCTGGAGCGTCATCTGTCAATCAATGTCTGACTGAATGTCAGAGGCGGGGCCTGCGTTGTTCGGAGCGGGGCGACTTCCTCCCGGCACAGCCCGACTTCCTGTCCGGCAGGTGGAGGTGCTTCGACGGCAAGGGGGCGGAGCTTGAGTGGACCAACAGGGACGAGCCTTGGACCGATGATGAGTGCTCAG ttcTCAACAAGTTTCAGGCTGTTCCCGGATCAGATCTGATTGTCAGAGCTGAAGACACAGAAGTCCTGCAAAcgacgacctctgacctcacatCCTGTGTGCAAG cGTGTGCAGTGGAGCCGTCCTGCCACTATGTGGCGCTGATCAACCGACGGAGTGTGTGTGAACTGTACAGCACGCACACAatgaacacacactgcaacgcctcccagcag aCCATTGGCTTTCTGGGTAATTCGCGGGCCGAGCTCTTCTCTTCGCTGAGCTGCTCCCTGAGAgtgaggggcggggcttccgACCTGCTGGTTGTCAGGAAGAAAG GAGAGGAGTTTGAGAGGATGACCATGACGAAGGCCGTCTCAGGTGTGTTCAGGATACAGGTGTTCCCTTCGGGAAGGACCTCCCTCTCCGACGCACACCGCTTCTGTCAGGACGGCTGCAGCCGCGACGCCTGTTGCGACGGGTTTGTCCTCAACCGGAACAGCCTGAGTGGAG gttCTCTGCTGTGCGGTTGGCTGAGAGCTCCGTCAGTCTTGATGTGCGGGGACAAGGACTGGGACATGATCGGACAGGGGACAGCCAATCGCGTCTGTGGGGCGGGGCTTGCCTACAACGAGAAACAGAGCAGCTTCGTGTTTGACTTCGGAGGAGAAAAGTTCAACATTA ATGAATCGTCTCTTCCGGCCGACACGAAGAACCAGAAGGACTACCAGGCATCCATCGTCAGCTTCCAGGCCGTCTACTTGAAGCCCG ATGGTGATTCAGCAGCTGGTGGTTCTGATTCTTCTTTGTGTGCTGCAGCAGAACTCAGTCCTCCTCCAGATG actcGGTACAGATGAAGTTCGACCCCCTCTCTGAAGAAGACGTGCACGTGGACCCTCTCCGTGCGCTCCCCTCGCTCTCCTTCTGGCTCAACAGGAAAAACTACGACTCCCAGAAGGCACTGCTCTGGTGCCTGGCCC gatgCGACGGCGAGCCTCGCTGCTCCGTGGCCGACCTCGGGGACGCCGACTCGCCGGGGTTCTTCGCCTGCTCGCTGCACGCCGACGGCAGCCAGTGTGGAGCGTACCACGAGCCGCTGAGGAGGCCCTGCCGGCCCCTGCTGGGCAGAGCCCCCCGCAACGCCCACGCCAAGAGGG tggaTCTCTCTGGACCGGTCAGAAGCTTCTACGAGAGAGTTTCCTTCCAGAAGATGGTCTCCTACTCGATACGCAGCCGAGTGAGCCTGAGAGAAACCACACGCCTGTCAGaggg GTTCATGGAGTGTGAGCGGCGCTGTGATGAGGATCCTTGTTGCCGCGGCATCGGCTTCGTCCAGGACACTGAATCGTCaggtaaccatg cagGCGGGTCCGgcgtggtgtgtgtgtcactcatcAGTCTCGGGGTTCAAACCTGCAGCGAGGTCGCCATGACGACCTGGAGGACTCAGGACTGCTCCCCCTCTGTGGTGAAGACCTCACCGGACCCCTTGGGCTGGTACCAGAAACCCG TCAATCAGTGGAGTTCTTCTCCGGCTCTTTGTCCTCAGTTCAGCCTGCCAACAACCAACG TGTCTCTGGACCAATGGCGTCTTCTCTCTGACTCATCATTCCTCGTGGACCCGTCCATGCGCACGTATGATGTCATCCACGTGAGCCGTGACATCGCCACCAACAGGGAAAAGACCAGGGACTGGTGTCTCCATG CGTGTCAGGAGGCGGAGTCCTGTGTCGCCGTGTCGCTCAGCGAGGAGGCGTCCGCCACCCGCTGCGTCCTCTACCCCGACACCACGGCCTGCGGACTGAACTCCGCCCCCAGTTCGTCCAGgcccgcctcctcctgcagactgGTCATCCGAGAGCCTGCCCCCAGGGTGTACCTTAGGACAG AACGTCTGTCCACGGTCACGTCCTTCTCCGTGCCGGGTCATGGGACCCTGCGGGGCGTCGTCGTGGAAACGTCCCTGGGCTCGGACAGGAAGCGGGTGGTTCAGTTCCTGGGCGTCCCGTACGCTCGTCCGCCAACCGGATCGCTGCGCTTCGAGGCAGCTCGGCCGTCTGATTGGTCAGGAGACTGGGACGCCACCAGGCCCCG TCCTAGTTGTATCCAGCCTGGTGATGAAGACTCTCCTTCCTCCAGTGAAGACTGTCTCTACCTCAACATCTTCACTCCTGCTTCTCTG AGGGGGCGTGTCCCAGTCCTGGTTTTCTTCTTCAACCCCTCGGCCAATCAAAGCCCAGGCCTGTTGGATGGCTCCGCCCTTGCTGCTGTGGGTGATGTGGTTGTGGTAACGGCAAGCTACAGAACCGCAGCCCTGGGATTCCTGAGCACAG GTTCGTCTGGTCTCCGTGGTAACTACGGGCTGTCGGACCAAGAGGCGGTGCTCCGTTGGGTTAACGCCCACATCTCTCTGGTGGGCGGAGACAACAGGACAGTGACAGTCGGGTCGGAGAGAGGAGGCGCTGATGTCACCAGCCTtcacctcctctcatctccctctcctcctccattccAGCGCATGATGCTGATG GGCGGTTCTGTCTTTTCTCCGTCACTGGTCCAGACTTCCTCCGCCTCCAGACGCCGGGCGGTGCATCTGGCCAAAGAGCTCGGCTGCGTGACATCTGACCTCCCCGACGGCGATGACGATAAGATGGCCGCCTGCCTCAGAGCGGCGCCTGTGTCCGCGCTGAACGCCGCTCAGACCAAA CTGTTGGCGGTCAGCGGCCCCTTCCAGTCCTGGGCTCCGGCCCGTCCGTCCTCATCCCGGCCCTCCCTCCACGGGGTCGACCTCCTGCTGGGGTCGTCGCAACACGACGGTCTGATCGGCCGCGCTCGCAAgataaag GACTTCGAGGCCCTTCGGGGTCGAGCCGACGGTAAGACGGCGTTCTACGAGGCCCTGAGCCGCTCGCTGGGCGGCgtgacaggaagtgacccgCTGAAGGAGGTGGCGGCCTGGTTCTACTCTCTGGATCACGGCGCCTCGCCTGCTGGGTACAACCGGTTCTCCAGAGCGCTCGACAACGCTACCAG agaTCTGTTTATCATCTGTCCCAGTCTGCAGATGGCTAGCCACTGGGCTAACAGCAAAGCTAACGTCTTCCTGTACCACCAACCTGCCACCAGCTCTCACAACAG GGCCGATGCGTCTGTTCCTCTGGATGTTCAGTTGGTGTTCGGGACGCCTCATCATCCAATGAGCTCGCAGCGTTTCACCTCCTCTGACCGACGCCTCTCTCTGGCCATGATGACCTACGTCTCCAGCTTCATCAAGAGCGG gAACCCAAACCCGTCACGTGTGTGGGCGGAGTCAGTTTTGCCCCGCTGGCAGCCGGTGCTGTCCTCTCAGGCCCCGCCCCACTATCTGCAGATAGGCTCCGCCCTCCAACAGCGTCAGGGGCTGAGTCAAAGCTCCTGCTCTTTATGGAGCCAACTGGGAACCAGTCTGAGCG GTATATCGGGGGCGGAGCCTGTCCAGCTTGTGGTCCCTGAGCTCCCATTGGCTCTACcatccagccaatcacagactGAGAAAGATGCCTACAACTAA